The following is a genomic window from Moorella sp. Hama-1.
GGGCTGATCTGTAACCGCCCGTACCCCGGCCAGGTATTCTTTAATCCCCGGTGGCAGACCATCCCGGGCCCCAGTGACCCCGGTCAGGGATACGCAGTAGATAAAGCCCCGGGCGGCAGCAGCAATCCTGGTCAGACGTTCCCTGGGAGTTGTCGGGGCTACCAGGGGAATTAGGGCCAGATCCTCCAGTTCCAGGGCCTGCTTTAAAGGCCTACTCTCTTCCAGGGGTAAATCAGGAACAATCAAACCATCAACCCCGGTAGCGGCCAGGTCGGCACCCAGCGAGTTCAGGCCGTACTGCAGGAGGGGATTATAGTAACTCATGAGGACCAGGGGGATATCTAACCCGGTGCGTAGCTCCTGTACCAGGTCAAGGATCCCGGTCAGGGTTACCCCGGCGGCCAGGGCACGGTTACCGGCAGCCTGGATGACCGGGCCATCGGCCACGGGATCGGAAAAGGGTACCCCCAATTCAATGAGGTCAACCCCGGCAGCGGCCAGTTCCCGCACCACTTTCCCGGTAACCTCCAGGGAAGGATCCCCGGCGCAGAGGTAAACTATCAGGGCTTTGCGTCTCTCCCCCTGGCGGGCGGTAAAGGTGGAAGTTATTCTTTCAACACCCATGGCTGGCACTCCCTTCCTTGAGGATGGCGGCCACCTGCTGGACGTCCTTATCCCCCCGGCCGGAGAGGTTAATGATCATTATCTCTTCTGGAGCCAACCGGGGAGCCAGCTCCATGGCCAGGGCGACGGCATGGGAACTCTCCAGGGCAGGTATAATACCCTCCGTACGGCTCAGGAGTTGAAAGGCCTCCAGGGCGGCGGCATCAGTTACGGCTCTGTAGGTGGCCCGGCCGCTATCCTTGAGGTAACTATGCTCCGGTCCGACGCCGGGGTAATCCAGACCGGCCGAGACAGAATATACCGGCTCGATCTGGCCGTTTTCATCCTGGACCAGGTAACTGTAGGCCCCCTGGAAGACCCCGGGGCGACCGGCGGTTAAGGAAGCGGCGTGGCGGCCGCTCTCAACCCCCAGCCCGGCGGCTTCAGCGCCCCACATTTTAATCCTTTTTTCTGGGATAAAGGGGTAAAAGAGTCCAATGGAGTTGCTGCCACCGCCGACACAGGCCACCAGGTGGTCGGGCAAACGGCCGGTGGCAGTTAGAATTTGCTCCCTGGCTTCCCGGCCGATAACAGACTGAAAATCCCGCACCATCATGGGATAAGGGTGGGGGCCAGTTACCGAACCCAGGAGATAATAGGTGGTCGAGACGTTGGTGACCCAGTCCCGCAGGGCTTCGTTTACGGCGTCCTTCAAGGTAGCGCTGCCGGCGGTTACTGGTATCACCTTGGCCCCCAGGAGCTCCATGCGAAAAACGTTTAGGGCCTGGCGGCGGGTGTCTTCTTCACCCATATAGATGACGCACTCCATTCCCATCAGAGCCGCCACCGTGGCTGTAGCCACCCCGTGCTGGCCGGCCCCCGTCTCGGCTATAAGGCGTTTCTTGCCCAGGCGCCGGGCAAGTAAAGCCTGGCCCAGGGCGTTATTGAGCTTATGGGAGCCGGTATGATTGAGATCCTCCCGTTTGAGATAAATCCTGGCCCCGCCCAGGTGTCGGGTAAGGTTCGCCGCGTAATAAAGGGGCGTCGGCCGGCCGGCGTATTGTTGGAGATAATACTGGAATTCCTTTTGAAATTCTTTATCCCGGGAGGCTTCCCGGTAAGCCTGTTCTATCTCTTCCAGAGCCGGCATAAGGGTCTCGGGTACATACCGCCCCCCGTAAGGGCCAAAATGGCCCTGGCTATCTGGCAGCGCCACGGAATCACTCCTCCTCTGCTTTCTTTACCGCCTCTAGAAAGGCGGCTATCCGGGCCGGGTCTTTACGGCCGCCGGCTTCCACCCCGCTGGAGACGTCGACGGCGTAGGGACGTACCAGGCGGATGGCGATGGCGACATTCTCCGGCGTTAACCCCCCGGCCAGGATGATTGGTTTCCCAGCAATTATCCCTGTCCGGACGAGTTCCCAGTTGAAGGTGGTACCGGTACCACCGGCCCTCCCGGGAACGCAGGCGTCCAGGAGAAATCCCTGCACCTCCCGATAAGCCTCCAGACCCTCCAGGGAATTGGCATCCCGCACCCGGACGGCCTTGAGGAGCCGCTGGGAGAGGCCGTGACAGTACTCCGGCGGCTCATCGCCGTGGAGTTGCAGGACGTCCAGGTGGCAAAAGGAGGCTATCTCCATGAGGCTGTAGCGTGGTTCGTTGACGAAGACGCCCACAGTGGTGGTAAAGGGCGGCAGCCGGTTAATTATCTCCCTGGCGGCTTCCGGTTTGATTTGCCTTGGGCTCGCGGCGAAGACAAAACCCAGGGTGTCGACACCGGCGTCCAGGACCATCCTGGCTTCCTCCCAGTCCCGGATGCCACATATTTTTACTCTTACCACATTCTTTTCCTCCACCGGAAATAGACTTTAGCAAAAACGGAAATTAATGCCTAAGCCGTAACTCGGCCATCTTGGCCGCTACATCTCCGGCGGTCATCAAGGCCTCCCCCACCAGAATGGCGTCCACCCCAGCGTCGGCCACCAGGGCGGCATCGGCCCGGTTCTTGATGCCGCTCTCGCTGACAACGATTATCCCTGGAGGGATCCGGGGCCGCAGGAGGGCCGTTGTTTGCAGGTCAACCCTGAAGGTTTGGAGATCCCGGTTATTGATGCCGATAATCCTGGCCCCGGCTAGTAGGGCTACTTCCAGTTCGGGGGCAGTATGAACCTCCACCAGGGCCGCCAGCCCCAGCCTCCCGGCCAGGTCCAGGTATTCCCTGAGTTCCACCGGTTCCAGGGCGGCGACAATGAGCAGGATGGCGTCGGCACCCAGGACCCGGGCTTCATATATCTGGTAGGGGTCAATAATAAAATCCTTGCGCAGCAGGGGTAGAGGGGTCACCCGGCGTACCCGGGCCAGATATTCCGGCTGGCCCCGGAAAAACCGTTCATCAGTCAGGACGGAGATGGCTGCCGCCCCGGCAGCCGTATAGCTCCCGGCCTGCCCTTCCAGGTCGAAATCCTCCCGGATCAGGCCCCGGGAGGGGGAGGCCTGTTTTAGCTCGGCAATAACCCGCAACTCGCTGCCCCGGCGTCCCAGGGCGGCGGCGAAGTCCCTGGTGGCAGGCAGGGTAGTTATCGCCTTCTCCAGGACCGCCAGGGGCTGCGCTTCCCTGGCGGCCGCCACTTCCCGGTATTTATGCTCCAATATCCCGGCCAGCATCAGGCAGCCCATCTTTCCACCCAGGCCACCATGGCCTGGAGTTTGGCTGCCGCAGCCCCGGAATCAATGCTCTCAGTCGCCAGGGCCAGGGCCTGCCCCAGGTCGCCGGCAGCCCCGGCGGCCAGGAGGGCAAAGGCGGCGTTAATTAGAACGACGTCCCGGGCCGGACCCCGGGTACCGTTAAGGACGGCACGGGCAATGGCGGCATTATCGGCTGCCGTTCCCCCCACCAGGTCAGCAAGGGCGGCCCGGGGCAGGCCGGCATCTGCGGGTTCAAAGGTATAAGTCCTGATACTGCCGTTATCCAGGCAGGTTATTTTGCTGGGGCCGGTGGTGGTTATCTCGTCCAGGCCGTCACTGCCGTGGACCACGTAAGCCCGGCGGCTACCCAGGCGCCCCAGGACGGCGGCTACAGTTTCGGTTAAAGCCGGGTCGTACACCCCTACCAGCTGGCAGGGGGCACCGGCCGGGTTGGTCAGGGGACCCAGGAGATTGAAGGCTGTCCGGATGCCGATTTCGCGTCGCGGTCCGGCGGCGTATTTCATAGCCCCATGGAAAACGGGGGCAAAAAGGAAGGCCATCCCTACTTCATCCAGGCAGCGAGCAACTGTATCCGCAGGCAGGTCGACCTTGATGCCCAGGGCCTCCAGCATATCAGCGCTACCGCAGCGGCTGGAAACGGAACGATTACCGTGTTTGGCCACGGCCACTCCGGCCCCGGCGACGACGAAGGCAGCGGTAGTGGAGATGTTGAAGGTCTGGCGGCCATCACCGCCGGTACCGCAGGTATCGACGAATACCTGGTGGCCGGTGGTGATACTGGCGGCGTGGCGGCGCATGCTGCGGGCAAAACCGGTAATCTCGTCAACCGTTTCCCCTTTGAGGCGCAGGGCGGTGAGGAAGGCGGCAATCTGGGCCGGGGTGGCCTGGCCGGTCATAATGATATCCATGGCTTCCCCGGCTTCGGCTTCGCTCAGGTGCTGGCCGGCTACTACTTTGCTAATCTGACCTTTTAACACTCGGCTCATCTCCCCTCTTATTTTGTGAAGTCTAATGGGCATAACTTACCAGAAAGTTTTTCAGGAGTTGTTTTCCCGCCGTCGTCAGGATAGACTCGGGGTGAAATTGGACGCCTTCTACGGGCAGCTGGCGATGGCGCAGGCCCATGAGCTCCCCGGTTTCGCTCCGGGCGGTCACCTCCAGGCAGGGAGGCAGGGTGGCCTCGTCAACGATTAAAGAATGGTAGCGGGTGGCAGTAAAGGGATTAGGGAGGTTTTGATAAATAGTTTTACCATCATGGGTAATGGAGGAGGTCTTGCCGTGCATTAACCTTCCGGCCCGGACTACCCGCCCGCCGAAGACCTGGGCAATGCTCTGATGGCCCAGGCAAACCCCCAGGATGGGGATTTGGCCGCTGAAGGCGGTTATGGCCGCCAGGGAGATGCCGGCTTCATCAGGGGTGCAGGGACCGGGGGACAGGACCAGGTAATCGGGCTCCAGGTCGGCAATCCCCTCCAGGGTTATGGCGTCGTTCCGCCGCACCGTCACCTCCTGGCCCAGTTCCAGAAAGTACTGTACCAGGTTGTAGGTAAAGGAATCGTAGTTGTCAATCATTAGCAGCACGAGGAGCCACCTCCGGGTCCCTTAATACTTGTAACAGGGCTCTGGCTTTGTTCAGGGTCTCTTCGTACTCGGCCTCCGGATCGGAGTCGGCGACAATGCCTGCTCCGGCCTGGATAAAGGCCCGGTCCCGGTTAAAGGCGATGGTGCGGATGGTTATACAGGTATCCAGGTTGCCGTGAAGGCCCAGGTAACCGACAGCCCCGGCATAGGGCCCCCGGGCAGTAGGTTCCAGTTCAGCGATAATTTCCATGGCCCGTACCTTGGGGGCTCCCGTTACTGTGCCGGCCGGAAAACAGGCCTTCAGGGCATCCAGGGCCTCCCTACCGGCGTCCAGCCGGGCGGTAATATGGGAAACCAGATGCATGACATGGGAGTAGTATTCCACCACCATTTGCCGGGGTACCTGAAGGCTGCCCGGCGCAGCCACCCGGCCGACGTCGTTACGGCCCAGGTCCAGGAGCATCAGGTGTTCGGCGCGTTCCTTTTCACTGGCCAGGAGTTCCGCGGCCTGGGATCGGTCCGCAGCGGCGGTATGACCCCGGGGCCTGGTACCGGCAATGGGCCGGTAATCAATGACCCCCTTTTCCACCCGGACCAGCATTTCCGGCGAAGCGCCCACCAGCTGTACCTCCGGGAAATTCAGGTAGAACATATAGGGAGAAGGGTTCAGGGCCCGCAGGCGGCGGTATACGGCCAGGGGATCGCCCCTGAAGGGCAGGCTCAACCGCTGGGAGAGTACCACCTGGAAGATATCCCCGGCGGCAATATACTCTTTGGCCCGCGTAACCATCCTGATAAAATCTTCCCGGCTGACGGTGGCCTGCCAGGGAATCCTTTCCGGTACCGGTGACCTGCCCGCCGGTGGATAGCCGTCATGGCAGCCGGTTAAGGGTCTTTCCAGTAAGGGCCGCTCTAAATCCGCCAGGATCTGCCGGACCCTGGCCACCGCCTCTTCGTAGCCATCGCGGGCATCCTTACCGCCCCGTCCCAGGCAGGTAATCCTTACCGTCCGCAAAACATGGTCGTAAACCAGGTAGCAGCGGTTCAAGATTAAGTGGGTGTCAGGCAGCTGTAGATCATTGACTGGTCCCCCCGGTAAAGCCTCCAGTTCGCGCACCAGATCGTAACCCAGATAGCCCACCAGGCCACCCTGAAAACGAGGGCCGTCGCCAGGGGGCAGCGCCAGGCGGCCTGTTAAACTATTCAAGGCCGCCAGGGGTTTTTCCTCCAGCATCCTGGTAACGCCGGCCGAGGTTAAATAGGCCCTGCCCTCCCTGGCGGTAAAGGTCAGCAGGGGATCAAAGCCAATAAGGGAGTAGCGGCCCAGGTTTTCTCCACCCTCGACACTCTCCAGCAAGAAACTATCGCAGGGGCCGCTAAATTTTAAGTAAAGGGATATGGGAGTTTCCGTATCGGCCAGGATTTCCGTCCAGACAGGTACGTAGGGGGCTTTCCGGGCCAGGGCCAGGTAGGTCTCCCAGTCGGGATGGAACACTGTTAATCCCTCCCCGAAGGCAAAATAAAAACCAGCGCTAAGTAAGCCCTGGTCAGGTTTAACTATTCCCTGCTCAAACTCCAGGCTCATCTCAAACTCAACTCAACTCAACTATTCTTCACTTATTCAGTTGTTGTTAAAAGGATAACATATAGGTCCGGGTACTGTCAATAAATATTTGGAGGTCTTAAGTCAAATCTGGACGTAATTGTGCTGCCCGGCCTAAGTAAATATGAATCGGTTCCCGATCACTGTAGGCATGGATTAAAACCCGGACAATTCCCGGCTGGCTTCCCGGTACCGTTATCTCCGTGGCACACATCAAGGCTATATCCACCCAGCCCAGACGACGGGCGGCTTCGGCTGGAAAAGCCGCGTTGAGGTCCGGGGTCACAGTAAAAAAGGCGCTGATAATATCCTCCAACACCAGTTTATTGCGCGCCACTATCTCCCGCAGCAACCCTTCGGTGGCGGCGATAATCGCCGGGGCCGTGTTTTCCGGTACGTCTACGGCACCGCGCAGGCCCCGGACCCTCTTTTCCAGTCTATCCTTATCCCTTTGTTCCGTCATAGTAACCCTCCTACCGTACTACGGTAACAGCCTTTAATCCCGCTGCTGATAGATAATATTACCCAACCGGGGGCTGGAAACCGCGTTCATAATATCCCTATCGGTCATGTTTTTCACACAGCCCGGTGCCCCAGGCCGATGCCTACTTCATCCAGGTGGAGCAGGCCGATGCCGAAGAAGATGGCTACACTCAGGTGATCCTGCCAGCGGGCGATGCCAATCTTGCCCCCCACATTCAGGCCGATGGCCTTGGGCATCATCTGGGACAGGGCTTCCCGGGTCGCCCCGGCGATGGCTCCCTCTTCGAGATGGGTCTCTTTGATAACCCCTTCCCGCTTGGCCGCCACCACAGCCCGTTCAACAATCCTCTGCACGGAATTGATAAATTCCCCGCCGTAATCCACTGCCGCCGTGGCTATACCGCCGGCGGCATACTCCTTTTTCAGCCGGGCTTCTTCCTCCCGGCTTTCCGAGAGGGCCATCTTAATGGCTACTGCCGCCACTTTTTTGCTGCCATACTCCATAAATGCCACCACCTATTTTTACCTGCACCGATTATATTACATCCAGGCCAGTCCCGCAAGAAGCATTACGGAATAGCAAACCGTTATTTTTAAAAGCCCTGTAACCATCACACAAAAATGCCGGCCTATTTAAACCGAGAGTATTGTATACCAGGCCAAGGCTCTTTTGACAGTCTGATTGCCGGCTGCTAACATTAACGCGAAATGCCTGTAAGACATGAGAAGGCCGAATCCCGCAAATAATAGGGAACGGGGGAACCACCACAGGGGTGAATCCCTGCCCTCAGTCTACTTTATTGCTCTAGGTAATTCAGGGTACTGGCGAGTAACGGAGCTGGCAGACTGGGGATGGGGTAGGGCTTGCTCCGGCCCGAACCCGGCAGCTAACCTCGCAGGCTGGAAGGGAG
Proteins encoded in this region:
- a CDS encoding phosphoribosylanthranilate isomerase — its product is MVRVKICGIRDWEEARMVLDAGVDTLGFVFAASPRQIKPEAAREIINRLPPFTTTVGVFVNEPRYSLMEIASFCHLDVLQLHGDEPPEYCHGLSQRLLKAVRVRDANSLEGLEAYREVQGFLLDACVPGRAGGTGTTFNWELVRTGIIAGKPIILAGGLTPENVAIAIRLVRPYAVDVSSGVEAGGRKDPARIAAFLEAVKKAEEE
- the trpD gene encoding anthranilate phosphoribosyltransferase; the encoded protein is MLKGQISKVVAGQHLSEAEAGEAMDIIMTGQATPAQIAAFLTALRLKGETVDEITGFARSMRRHAASITTGHQVFVDTCGTGGDGRQTFNISTTAAFVVAGAGVAVAKHGNRSVSSRCGSADMLEALGIKVDLPADTVARCLDEVGMAFLFAPVFHGAMKYAAGPRREIGIRTAFNLLGPLTNPAGAPCQLVGVYDPALTETVAAVLGRLGSRRAYVVHGSDGLDEITTTGPSKITCLDNGSIRTYTFEPADAGLPRAALADLVGGTAADNAAIARAVLNGTRGPARDVVLINAAFALLAAGAAGDLGQALALATESIDSGAAAAKLQAMVAWVERWAA
- the trpE gene encoding anthranilate synthase component I, producing the protein MFHPDWETYLALARKAPYVPVWTEILADTETPISLYLKFSGPCDSFLLESVEGGENLGRYSLIGFDPLLTFTAREGRAYLTSAGVTRMLEEKPLAALNSLTGRLALPPGDGPRFQGGLVGYLGYDLVRELEALPGGPVNDLQLPDTHLILNRCYLVYDHVLRTVRITCLGRGGKDARDGYEEAVARVRQILADLERPLLERPLTGCHDGYPPAGRSPVPERIPWQATVSREDFIRMVTRAKEYIAAGDIFQVVLSQRLSLPFRGDPLAVYRRLRALNPSPYMFYLNFPEVQLVGASPEMLVRVEKGVIDYRPIAGTRPRGHTAAADRSQAAELLASEKERAEHLMLLDLGRNDVGRVAAPGSLQVPRQMVVEYYSHVMHLVSHITARLDAGREALDALKACFPAGTVTGAPKVRAMEIIAELEPTARGPYAGAVGYLGLHGNLDTCITIRTIAFNRDRAFIQAGAGIVADSDPEAEYEETLNKARALLQVLRDPEVAPRAAND
- the pabA gene encoding aminodeoxychorismate/anthranilate synthase component II; amino-acid sequence: MLLMIDNYDSFTYNLVQYFLELGQEVTVRRNDAITLEGIADLEPDYLVLSPGPCTPDEAGISLAAITAFSGQIPILGVCLGHQSIAQVFGGRVVRAGRLMHGKTSSITHDGKTIYQNLPNPFTATRYHSLIVDEATLPPCLEVTARSETGELMGLRHRQLPVEGVQFHPESILTTAGKQLLKNFLVSYAH
- a CDS encoding HutP family protein; amino-acid sequence: MEYGSKKVAAVAIKMALSESREEEARLKKEYAAGGIATAAVDYGGEFINSVQRIVERAVVAAKREGVIKETHLEEGAIAGATREALSQMMPKAIGLNVGGKIGIARWQDHLSVAIFFGIGLLHLDEVGIGLGHRAV
- the trpC gene encoding indole-3-glycerol phosphate synthase TrpC, producing the protein MGCLMLAGILEHKYREVAAAREAQPLAVLEKAITTLPATRDFAAALGRRGSELRVIAELKQASPSRGLIREDFDLEGQAGSYTAAGAAAISVLTDERFFRGQPEYLARVRRVTPLPLLRKDFIIDPYQIYEARVLGADAILLIVAALEPVELREYLDLAGRLGLAALVEVHTAPELEVALLAGARIIGINNRDLQTFRVDLQTTALLRPRIPPGIIVVSESGIKNRADAALVADAGVDAILVGEALMTAGDVAAKMAELRLRH
- the aroH gene encoding chorismate mutase, with protein sequence MTEQRDKDRLEKRVRGLRGAVDVPENTAPAIIAATEGLLREIVARNKLVLEDIISAFFTVTPDLNAAFPAEAARRLGWVDIALMCATEITVPGSQPGIVRVLIHAYSDREPIHIYLGRAAQLRPDLT
- the trpA gene encoding tryptophan synthase subunit alpha, producing MGVERITSTFTARQGERRKALIVYLCAGDPSLEVTGKVVRELAAAGVDLIELGVPFSDPVADGPVIQAAGNRALAAGVTLTGILDLVQELRTGLDIPLVLMSYYNPLLQYGLNSLGADLAATGVDGLIVPDLPLEESRPLKQALELEDLALIPLVAPTTPRERLTRIAAAARGFIYCVSLTGVTGARDGLPPGIKEYLAGVRAVTDQPLGIGFGIGSLEQARLLAPLGDGIIVGSALVDTLYKRGLPGALELVQGLREVL
- the trpB gene encoding tryptophan synthase subunit beta; amino-acid sequence: MALPDSQGHFGPYGGRYVPETLMPALEEIEQAYREASRDKEFQKEFQYYLQQYAGRPTPLYYAANLTRHLGGARIYLKREDLNHTGSHKLNNALGQALLARRLGKKRLIAETGAGQHGVATATVAALMGMECVIYMGEEDTRRQALNVFRMELLGAKVIPVTAGSATLKDAVNEALRDWVTNVSTTYYLLGSVTGPHPYPMMVRDFQSVIGREAREQILTATGRLPDHLVACVGGGSNSIGLFYPFIPEKRIKMWGAEAAGLGVESGRHAASLTAGRPGVFQGAYSYLVQDENGQIEPVYSVSAGLDYPGVGPEHSYLKDSGRATYRAVTDAAALEAFQLLSRTEGIIPALESSHAVALAMELAPRLAPEEIMIINLSGRGDKDVQQVAAILKEGSASHGC